A segment of the Candida albicans SC5314 chromosome 2, complete sequence genome:
TCTATTAGACTTTCCTCTAGTTTCGAAGAGACCCTACCAGTGAAAATACCCAATTTTTGTCTAATTCTATGATATAATTGACAATTGAACTTTAAACTATGGTCTAAACTCGCAATGTTTGTACCAAAGTTAACTTTTGATCTTTGAGAATTAACCCAAGCCCAATCTCTTCCTTCAAGGGCTTGTTTAATGAGCCAAGTACGGACGGGATCCCGCACAGTCGCTGAAACAGTATCATCATGGTCTATAAACGAATGATTATGATGGAAACAATACTCCATTTGTACTTTATCATTTCTAGTCCGTAACTTAATTCCTGCAGGACACCCagttttctttgttttggttttcgTTTCATAATACTTTTTCCCTTTTTCACATTTCATGTAGATATGATCTTTTACTCTATTCATGCTCCACctgaaatatttattagTGGTCTTTAAAAACAGTTTAAATTCATCGAAAGTGGGACTGTATcatattcatcaacaacaaacgTTCTTGCACCATGAGGTCTTGCACCATGAGATCTTGCACCAGAATGAGGCCTTACACTAGCATTAGCGTTACCAAAGCTGgcaaattcaatattgtcaagtgaaatttctttaacCTTAGGTTCAGGTTCAGGTTCAGGTTCAGGCTCGGGCTCGGGCTCGGGACTGGACTTAGGTTTAGGTCTAGGTTTAGgtttaaatttataattagAATTAAGCATATGCctattgttttcaaattcttgtctgtcaaaatttttcttcaaataatctCCATTAAATATTCGTTGACCAAAGTTTGAGTCGAGATGTGGACGTCGAAGGAGGGCAATAAAGTGCGGATGTGCATCAATAAGCTCTTCTCTAATCAATGGCAATTTTAAAAAGTCctttattaaacaattcatATTTTCATGCACCGGGAATTAAAAGgattcatcattttttgCTAATGATATTGAGAGGGAAGcctcttcttcaattaattgttcCATTTCGGGTGTTtgatttggaattattGAACTGGCAGTGTCATTAAGAGTCACATTCTCAATTCTTAAAGAGTCATTAATAACTTGCCTCAATATTTCAGAGTCTAACTTGGGTACTGCAGTGTTTATTGTATGCTTTCTTGAAGTAGAGTAATGTGGTGATAGGAAAAGTGTATAGTGttaacaaaaacaaaaaaaattaaaaaaattgaaacttaCAGACAGAAATGAACTGAACGCgcaaaaattattttgaaagcCGCAGAGATGTCCGAAAAAAGGGTAGTCAATTACAGGCCGGATTGAGCGTTACACGCGTCGTTGTGTCGTGGTGGTCAAACTCACGTGTCCATCTTCAAAATAGGACCACACCTACTAATCACAAATAGAAGGTATACAAGAAAATACCTAGTAGGAAAGTTGTCACACATTCAAGAAAAGGCAACTTATTTCTTAGACTGTTAAAAAACattatatttgattgaGAATAAGACAAAATTGTGTGTGATCATGAATTAATGTGGTAGATGGACAAGATTAATGTCAAATTTTAGTTCTAgtaattttatttgtattCATATAATTATAGTCTACTGTATATTTACGGGTTGTTCTAAGCATCAAATCCACTTATAAAAACAGTCCAGCTGGCCTAAAATGTAGTATTCAATGATCTCCCTCATCCCCTCTTTGCGGTGGTTGTGGATTAGTGGCAACAATACAATAATTatctaaattgaattcCAGGTACAAAACTTCGTAATTAAATGGCTCCTTGTCAATCATTACATTTGGATACTGTTTACTAATATAATAGCAATACCTTTGAGGATCCATGCGGTGCTTGTAGAGACTCTGAAAATCGATAATATGCATTGAATCCAACTTTCTGCAAAACTGTAAAACTGAGCCTGTCAACTCAGTTGAGATTCCGGATCTGTGTCGAGCAGCAAGTTTAGTAATGGCTAGCAAACTGTTGTCTTTCGAATACtctttcatcattttttcaTAGTAGTTGAAGATAATTGTTGCAGCTTTCTGGGTACTCAATTGCTTGTACAAGTCGATTACAGCTTCTAGAGAAGAGAACAAGTAAGAGGTTCTCATACAAATTGCTTGTTGTAATGCAGATTGTATGGTCTTTACAACATCGCACTTTTTAATATCGTAGCTGTCGTAAAGATAAGTTTCGAAAGGTACAGAAGCATCCTGGGTGTGCTCGTATAACCCAGGAAAGGTTTTGAAACCTGCTTCAATTAACAAAACTTCCTCATAATTGCTCAATGCAGTAATGGTATTCCATTGTTGCCAAGCAAACTCAATTTTCTCCTCGACTTCGGCTCTTAAATCCCAGGCTACTCTCCTATATTGTAAAAGTGCCTCCAGTGATTGCTCCGCGTCACTTGTTTTCTGGTTCATTTGGTATGAggagagaaaaagaagtgGTGTGTTCTGGGGATAAtctgttgaagaaattacTCCAGATTCTGCGAGATAcatggaaaaaaaaaaataaaaaacttGGAGATCAAAACTAACCTAAACAAATCAGTTCATGTAGTGGTGTAAGAAACAAAAGTAGAAATTACGATTTACccttttggttttgttaCCATTATTCTGAAACATTGTGACCAAGGTTTTATCTTTGTTAGTAGTTGTTTGTGGGCAAATTTCCCAATGCTTGTCTCTCAGTAGGAAACGAGACGAGACGGGAGTTGGAGAgaggaaaagaagaagagttTTTCACTATTGttcactttttctttcaatcaCTAATGACTCCATCTGTAAATTTCTACTTGCATTATGCGTATAAAAGATCAAGTATAATATTTCTATATTAAACTGTGAATACAACAATTGTTCGgcaaaaagacaaaaaaagtAAGCTACagataaagaaaaactcTATACTACTTAATAGACTATCTATTTATAATGTGAAAAACTTTTCACGAAGAGTCGTGTTAATGCCAAATGCTAACAGGACCAGTGCCTTTTAAGATAAACTTAGGACTGGGACCTTGCATACGGTTTAGCATGGCTCGCCATTGGTCGGTACCGATGGTATCTACTAACAGTATATAGCTTTAgtatcatttaataaattatatttattttattccAAGAATAACTGTAGGTAGTAGGGTTTCTACAAGAATGGGTCTAATCAATATACTAACTTACTGATCCACACATGTACTTGACAAACTATCAAAGTTCACGGATTGTCGACATCACCACTGCCTCAATTCAGGATAGCCATCGTTAATGAGTGACATTCTGAATAATCTCTTTACCAGACAAAAACTGATAAATCGAACTGAATACCCCAATGGTGACATTCTTGCGTTAACTATATGGTACGTTTTTTGTATAACCAGTTATAATCACACACAAATATACAAGAGAATattaacaaatcaaaaacagACGTTCAAAATCAAACGAAAACGTTTATACGAAATAgaataattaaaatatgtatgtatgtaaataatcaattagcCAATTCTTCTCTTCTTTATGTATGTTTTTAAAGCAAgcatttttaaaaattgaactAAGACCGAAAATAATTAGTAAAGggtaataaaataaaaagaattaaagaGAAGACTTCTAAAATAAATTAGTCGTGGTAATAAATTCTcttattatcaaaaaaagtaaaCGAAAAGCAAAATTAAAATGTGGTTGTATAAGGAGAAGCAAGTAATCCTCGTATATGTCAATGTGTATAACGACTAGGGTGTGAAATAAGAAATATTATAAGTCCATGATATATTCTTCTTACAtgaaaacaattggaaCTAATCCAATCAATAATCCATTGAATAATGTGAATTTGATATGATTTCCTGAATTTGCTTGTTCAGGTATAGTTGCTGAATTGGAAGATGATGGGCCTTGAGTTGAGGTTGATGAACCTGGTTGACCGATTGATGAGGTAATAATTCCATTATCTTGTCCATTACCTGAACCAGAGCCTGAGCCTGACccattgttattgttggaGCCAGATCCATTACCAGATCCGCTTCCAGATCCTGAGCCAGATCCATTACCAGATCCATTACCAGATCCGCTTCCAGATCCTGAGCCTGATCCATTACCTGATCCATTATCAGAGCCTGAGCCCGAACCATTACCTGATCCATTTCCTGAGCCATTGTTGGAACCACTACCTGATCCATTGTCAGAACCTGAGCCTGATCCTGATCCACTACCTGATCCATTACCTGAACCTGAACCATTGTCGGAGCCACTACCTGAGCCATTACCTGAACCTGAACCTGAACCTGAACCTGAACCTGAACCATTGTCGGAGCCACTACCTGATCCTGATCCATTGTCGGAACCATTACCTGATCCTGATCCATTGTCGGAACCATTACCTGATCCATTGTTGGATCCATCACCTGAACCATTACCTGAACCTGAACCACTACCTGATCCGTTACCTGATCCATTGTTTGATCCTGATCCATTATTGGAACCACCACCGTTATTAGAACCTTCATCAGTAGAAGTAGGGCTTGGAATGTCTTTTGTAGCACTCACGTCACCAGTATTAGTAGCGGTATTTGTAACAGTAGCTCCagtattagtattagtGTTGGTGTCAGTAGCTCCAGTGTTAGTGTTAGTACCAGTAGCTGTATTAGTGGCTGTATCAGTAGCTCCGGTGTTAGTATTTGtaccattaccatttgTATTAGTAGCAGTATTGGTTTCAGTAGCACCAGTATTAGTACCAGTAGCAGTGTTAGTACCAGTTTTTGTATCAGTACCACCGGTGTTAGTACCAGTATTGGTATCAGTACCACCGGTATTAGTGTCAGTATTGGTATCGGTACCACCAGTGTTAGTAGCTGTGTTTGAACCAGTGTTATCGTCTGTATTACTAGCACTTGTGTCAGTGTTAGTTTCAGTAGTACCAGTATTGGTTTCAGTACCATCTGTATTAGTAGCAGTGTTGGTTTCAGTAGAACTAGTATCAGTAGCAGTATTATCGTCTGTATTAGTAGCAGTGTTTGAGCCAGTATTAGTGTCTGTATTAGTAGCACTTGTGTTTGTATCCGTAGCAGTAGAAGAGTCTGTGGCTCCAGTGTTGGAATCTGTAGAAGATTCTGTAGCACCAGTATTGGTATCCGTAGCAGTAGAAGAGTCTGTAGCACCGGTTTCAGAAACAGTGGAAGAATCAGTAGCATCAGTGTTGGTATCAGTAGCTGTGGAAGATTCAGTAGCTCCAGTGTTAGAATCAGTAGAAGAATCAGTCACATCTGTGTTAGTTTCGGTACTTGAAGCAGTATTACTATCAGTAGAGCTGGTATCTGTTGCAGTAGAAGAGTCTGTGGATTCACTATTGGTATCGGTGTTAGTAGCACTACTGTCTGTAGCAGTACTAGAATCGGTTGCACTGGAAGTATCAGACTCAGTAGAGTCAATTGGTTCGTCTTCAGTGGATGATTGACCAGTACCAGAACTGCTTTGTTCATCTGTTGAAGAAGCTGAGGTAATATCTGTTGAAGAATCAGTAGATGACGATGGACCTTCAGTAGATGATGACTCTTCAGTGGAAGATGGACCTTCGGTAGAAGATGATTCTTTGGTAGAAGATGATGGTTCTTGAGTAGATGATTCTTCACTTGAGGATGATTCTTGTGAAGATGAAGGTCCCTCAgtagatgatgatggttcCTCAGTTGAAGACTCGGTAGAAGAAGAGGCCTCAgcagatgatgatggtgcAGTTGATGATTCACTAGAAGAAGCTTCAGTTGAGGAATCAGTAGATGACGACGGACCTTCAGTAGATGACGACTCTTGAGTAGAAGATGTCTCACTTGATGAAGATGGTTCTGGAGTAGATGAGGATGGCTCTTGGGTAGAAGATACTTCACTTGATAAGGATGACTCTTGAGTAGATGAGGTATCACTAGTTTCTGAAGCTGATACAGAAGTAGCACTGCTTGATGATTGTTCACTAGTTGAACTGGAAAGACTAGATGATTCGTCGGTTCCTGGGGATGGTGGGACGTATTTACAGTTACATGAGGCTGGAACTGCATTATTTGGAACAGGTCCATTGTATCTAACAGAACCTAACAAAGTAGTTGGGAGACCAGCACCATCATCAGTAACAATTTCCAACAAACTTGAATCATAACCAGTACCAATTTGGAATCTTTGTGAAAGCAATCCAACACCTAATCCTCTCAAAGTAAGAACCCCAGAAGATGGGTCATAGGAGTAAGCAGGTTGACCAAGAAGTGGAACACTAAGCAATGGAAGTGAGATACCAACCTTGTTACCATTCCCAAATCCTCTGACTGTGTATGTAGCAGGCAAAGTCACAGGTTGAATAACAATTGAGGATGCGCGATCAGCTAAATATAATGTTTGGGTAGTGGCAATTGGCAAAAGTGAACTGAAAATATAGATTGTGGAATCTCTATCAGCGGAAATACAACCGCTACCAGTGATGGAAGTAAGCTGTTGGTAGGCGGTaccaaataaacaaatagaACCTTGATTTTCAATAGAACCAGTAGGGAAACCAAGATTAGCTAAAGCTGATGTTCTTTTGGCTTGAGCAAGAACTAATAAACCATTGTTATGCCAATCAGCAGCAgtgattgaaaaaactgGAGGAGCAACCCCCAGGGCACTCAAATAGAATTCACCATTATTTTGGAAACTAAGACCAACAAGGTTATAAATTGGACCAACCAAACTGTTCAACCCATTAAAACTAACAATACCGTCGTTTTTGATTGAGTTCAAAACTCctaataattcaacttGTAATCCAAGAAGGGGATTAAGTCCAGTAATATAAAACCCAGCATCTTGTTGCACCGTTAAAGTACCAACCAAAGCGGAAATAGCATTGTCAATGATAGACCAGTAAGCACCTGAGTGAATGGTGATGGCACCAATTGAGAGATCAATAGTACCTCTTGAAACTTGATTTTGGTAAATGTCAATAGCATTAATTGCATTGAATAATACGAAAAATGGCAAGaatatttgtttcaataacatcttcaattatattttcttctttctttgttaTATTTGTCACCTAATGAATAGATTTATGAAACAAAAATCGGGAATTGATGAGATATTATAGATaaataagaataaaaaacaaGACTTTTAAGAGGAagtaaaaagaataatactgatcaataatttgaagACATTCAGACATGTATTTATATTCTCTGGGTTGGGTATGGTTTACAAAATATAGAGATACTCAAACAAGGATAGTAGCATCTAGGTAAActaattgaaaaaaaaaaaacacattGAATCGATTGGTTTGCTTCCATCTTTCATTGCATAAGGTTTGGTACAGtcatcaataacaattatTGTGGCATATAAAGaagtgaaaaaagaaaagctTAGTGGCTCTTTAACCTTGTTTCCTTTgtgttttcttctttagttttcgtctattgttttattaaCTTTAGACGGGATAATATGATGAAGCAGGCTTGCCTAATTTTCATCTGTATATGCCAGTACTACGCCCAGTTGTTGGTAAAGTACGAGTTGCGTGAAAATTTTCGAAGTTTACtcaattctttgtttttcacAAACACAAAAGGGTTCAAATTAGGAAATCTTTTGTACCAATCTAGAACTGAAATTTAGCAACTTAATTCTCTCAAAGAAAactaaaataaataaacaagaaaaaaaggaagaGTTCCAATTTACGTTTACGGGTAAGCTAAGTTTACTATAATTAGAACAGGTgatcatttttatttggcTAGGTTAAATATTCAAGGAAAAGAGAGAGGGGAAATGAGATATGGGATGGTTAGTTTTtgttatcaaattttttgcagctttttttttttttttcgcgGGCCAAAAAGGGTTGTTCATAGAAAGAGTTTAGAGAAGCCAAGAActagaaaaaaagaaaaaataatattggaGAATTATTTTTAGGACTTGATGCCGCTGGCAAGTACTAAAGCTAAAGAGCCTTTCGTACGTTTACAAAactgaaaaagaattttttttttgattagtTTAGAGTCGGATCCTTTAAGTGCGTTGGTTGTACATTGTTAACTACCAGTCTTGAGACGGTAATGGTAATGTGAATGAATAGCTGTGATGAAAATATGTggttaatttcaatttcaacagAATATATACGGGATAAACTTTGTTTTAGAAATTCTTATCAAAACTAACGAATGCATTAactcaacaaaaaaaaaacaagaaaaagctTATAATTTTAGACATTCatcttaaaaaaaagaattaagtgggaagggaaaaaaagtttaaaaatacaaaaacaCACCAAAAGAGAATCATAAGTTTTGATTAGGTTTTGCAAtgtattctttttatttactAAATTTTTTACTTAAACTGAGGCAATAATAACATGTTCAGAAGAACTTTAATTAGTAGAAAATAGAAACACGCTTGGACTCAAGGTCTAAAGCATTACTAAGCCAACACCAACTACATGTTAATGAGAGATGGTTATGAACTTAACCCCATAATTTACAATAGAGTTTAGTAAGAAAAGCAAAACCATAGTAGCAAATGAGGGTGTTAATTTAGTCACAAAGTCTTGAATGGTAtaacaattttatcaacCATGTGTTCACTaacaaaatagaaatatcGAGGTTTGAATGTCTTATATCCAATGGTTTGACTATTAGCTACACAAAAATAACACCAACAATTTACCATCTCGTGCTTTTGTAAAATTATGGCTCCtatttgttgtggtggttgtggtgtTGCGATAAACCTAAATCCGCATTACACAAAACCCTGAATAGAATTTTGTTCTTCTGCTTGTTGGAAATAAACTAACAAGAATAGACAATACGGGGGGAAGGTATTTAGTttggaaacaaaaaaagcTTAAATTATGAGTGAATAATTTCCTTCAGGTTAAAAGTCAATAGTTTTGATTGCTGttttctttccttctttgggtattgtttattgtttgttgttcatTGGTTGTTGCTTAGGGTTGGTTATTCCTTATGttgcgaaaaaaaaaaatctctttttcaattttctgAACGGCAcgtatttttcttcttctacttGATGTAACAGAATTGCTTCTTTAGGAAATAGACAATAGAAGGATACAATACATCCAAACGTTAAACTATAAAAtaagttaaaaaaaaaaaaactgaatAACAAATAACAATCTTCATATATACTAAGACCAGAACTCGATttgtttgataaatttCATGTTGTTGTACCAGTAAGGCGTAGTGGTTTGgcttttcattttcagattaattaattgtgGAGTCACAAATTCTATAActataaaatatttcacAGTTCTAGTTATGAAGTGCTTTTTGTGAtgacattattatttccaTTACCAGATTAGTCATTGGGAAATGGATTCCAATTGTACCTCGGATACTGAATTGCAAACAGTGAATATTCTCTGTATTGTTGGGTCTTTTATTAAACTTTGCTTCCACACGCTTTTACAATAGCATCTCCATCACGCTGTTTGAACTAAAAAGCTCTTTAAAACATATTTAGCGCATACAACCTATTTGTATTGAGGATATGTATAGTTTTTAGTTTCTGCCCGGTCTACCTAATGCAACCTCTTGGTgatatcattttcttttctatgTAAtgtttttatcaataattatcATAACCTTTACCCAACTTTGCAATAACTCTTTTTACCTAAAATagattggaaaaaaaaaatgactAAAATATAGTAACCTCCCGCCCCCATAAAGCAATCGGATCCTATGGCTCTAGTTTAGTTGTAAATTTGCGTTCTTGggtgtttgttttttccTAATTAAAGCATAGATTCCATGAATATAGAGTAAATGGATTTGTTGAACAATACTGAAGAAGTAAAAAGAGATCTTTCATCATGTGATATTGTCATAATAATAAGCTACGCATCTTCATGATTTGGTCATATTCGATCCACAATAAGAACTTTTATTTAGCAATTTTTTCGTTCTAAAAAGGAAGTATCTAATTCACTGGAACTCAAGacttttatttattgttttcattgTAATTACAGGTAGAGTTCTATAATAAACTTTACATGTTTGTAGTTTGCATTACCAAAATATGCATCCCGCGAGTAAAATTGTAAACAAAGATCCTTTAAAAAACCTTAAAAGTAAACCACTTGGAAGATAACAATAGTAACACACTATCACTATGAAAACATATTTCCTTCATTTTggcttttcttttctgtgaaaacaaatgtaaacaaataaaataagaaataattataaataatttatacCACTGATATTTAGAATATGAGTGATTTTTGTATTCCTTGTTGTTAATTTCTCAACAATTTCACTTCAATGTTGCCATGCATCGAGActaaataattgaatatctAGAAAGAAGGTAGTAGACGTAGTAAATTGTGGTAATATTGCTGACTAAAAGTTGTCGCGTCTATTGTTGTAGATCACA
Coding sequences within it:
- a CDS encoding uncharacterized protein (Protein of unknown function; repressed by alpha pheromone in SpiderM medium): MNCLIKDFLKLPLIREELIDAHPHFIALLRRPHLDSNFGQRIFNGDYLKKNFDRQEFENNRHMLNSNYKFKPKPRPKPKSSPEPEPEPEPEPEPEPKVKEISLDNIEFASFGNANASVRPHSGARSHGARPHGARTFVVDEYDTVPLSMNLNCF
- the IFF6 gene encoding Iff6p (Putative GPI-anchored adhesin-like protein; opaque-specific transcript; macrophage-induced gene; Hap43-repressed gene; Spider biofilm induced); its protein translation is MLLKQIFLPFFVLFNAINAIDIYQNQVSRGTIDLSIGAITIHSGAYWSIIDNAISALVGTLTVQQDAGFYITGLNPLLGLQVELLGVLNSIKNDGIVSFNGLNSLVGPIYNLVGLSFQNNGEFYLSASGVAPPVFSITAADWHNNGLLVLAQAKRTSALANLGFPTGSIENQGSICLFGTAYQQLTSITGSGCISADRDSTIYIFSSLLPIATTQTLYLADRASSIVIQPVTLPATYTVRGFGNGNKVGISLPLLSVPLLGQPAYSYDPSSGVLTLRGLGVGLLSQRFQIGTGYDSSLLEIVTDDGAGLPTTLLGSVRYNGPVPNNAVPASCNCKYVPPSPGTDESSSLSSSTSEQSSSSATSVSASETSDTSSTQESSLSSEVSSTQEPSSSTPEPSSSSETSSTQESSSTEGPSSSTDSSTEASSSESSTAPSSSAEASSSTESSTEEPSSSTEGPSSSQESSSSEESSTQEPSSSTKESSSTEGPSSTEESSSTEGPSSSTDSSTDITSASSTDEQSSSGTGQSSTEDEPIDSTESDTSSATDSSTATDSSATNTDTNSESTDSSTATDTSSTDSNTASSTETNTDVTDSSTDSNTGATESSTATDTNTDATDSSTVSETGATDSSTATDTNTGATESSTDSNTGATDSSTATDTNTSATNTDTNTGSNTATNTDDNTATDTSSTETNTATNTDGTETNTGTTETNTDTSASNTDDNTGSNTATNTGGTDTNTDTNTGGTDTNTGTNTGGTDTKTGTNTATGTNTGATETNTATNTNGNGTNTNTGATDTATNTATGTNTNTGATDTNTNTNTGATVTNTATNTGDVSATKDIPSPTSTDEGSNNGGGSNNGSGSNNGSGNGSGSGSGSGNGSGDGSNNGSGNGSDNGSGSGNGSDNGSGSGSGSDNGSGSGSGSGSGSGNGSGSGSDNGSGSGNGSGSGSGSGSGSDNGSGSGSNNGSGNGSGNGSGSGSDNGSGNGSGSGSGSGSGNGSGNGSGSGSGSGSGNGSGSNNNNGSGSGSGSGNGQDNGIITSSIGQPGSSTSTQGPSSSNSATIPEQANSGNHIKFTLFNGLLIGLVPIVFM